From a single Botrytis cinerea B05.10 chromosome 4, complete sequence genomic region:
- the Bcsnf7 gene encoding Bcsnf7 has translation MSGVWGWFGGGSAQKAKDSPKNAILGLRAQLEMLQKRERHLQSQMDEQDAIARKNVSTNKNAAKAALRRKKQHEHTLDQTIAQISTLEQQIYSIEAANINKETLLAMEKAGKAMAAIHGKLDINKVDETMDKLREQHALGEEIAQAITSAPLGEPIDETELEDELADLEQEQLDNKMLKTGSVPVSDEVHRLPSVVNGEVKSKAPVHVEEDDEEEELRRLQAEMAM, from the exons ATGTCGGGTGTTTGGGGCTGGTTCGGGGGAGGGAGTGCGCAGAAAGCGAAGGACTCCCCGAAGAATGCCATCTTAGGACTACGTGCGCAGCTTGAGATGCTACAGAAACGAGAGCGTCATTTACAAAGTCAAATGGACGAACAAGATGCGATAGCTAGGAAGAATGTAAGCACGAATAAGAATG CTGCGAAGGCTGCATTGCGCCGGAAGAAACAACATGAACACACTCTAGATCAAACTATCGCGCAGATATCGACATTAGAACAACAAATATACTCCATCGAAGCAGCCAACATTAACAAGGAGACTCTCCTTGCCATGGAGAAAGCCGGCAAGGCAATGGCAGCTATCCATGGCAAACTCGATATCAACAAGGTTGATGAGACAAT GGACAAACTTCGAGAACAGCATGCTTTGGGCGAGGAAATCGCTCAAGCTATTACGAGCGCACCTCTCGGCGAGCCTATAGATGAGACTGAGCTCGAAGACGAATTGGCAGATCTCGAACAAGAGCAGTTAGACAATAAGATGCTGAAGACTGGTTCTGTACCAGTCTCTGATGAAGTTCATAGGCTGCCATCTGTTGTGAATGGAGAGG TCAAATCCAAAGCACCAGTtcatgttgaagaagatgacgaagaggaagaactCCGAAGGCTACAAGCTGAGATGGCCATGTAA